From Brassica oleracea var. oleracea cultivar TO1000 chromosome C3, BOL, whole genome shotgun sequence, a single genomic window includes:
- the LOC106333457 gene encoding nuclear transcription factor Y subunit B-7-like: MTDENPEEDHESPGVAETNLGSPSSKNNNNNKEQDRFLPIANVGRIMKKVLPGNGKISKDAKETVQECVSEFISFVTGEASDKCQREKRKTINGDDIIWAITTLGFEDYVAPLKVYLNKYRETEGEKTNSPKQRQQQVQQNHHFQFQEQDHNNISCTSYMSHHHPSPFFPADHQPFPNLPFSPKSLQKQFPQQQHDNTDSIGQWSV, translated from the coding sequence ATGACTGACGAAAACCCTGAGGAGGATCATGAATCTCCTGGAGTAGCCGAAACAAATCTTGGAAGCCCTTCTTCGAAGAACAATAACAACAACAAAGAGCAAGACCGGTTTCTTCCAATTGCCAATGTCGGAAGAATTATGAAAAAGGTTCTTCCCGGTAATGGTAAGATCTCGAAAGACGCCAAAGAAACCGTTCAAGAATGCGTATCAGAGTTCATCAGTTTCGTTACTGGTGAAGCTTCTGATAAGTGTCAAAGAGAGAAGAGGAAAACCATCAATGGAGATGATATCATTTGGGCCATTACAACTCTCGGTTTCGAAGACTACGTGGCTCCGTTAAAGGTCTATCTCAACAAATACCGAGAAACCGAAGGAGAGAAAACCAATAGCCCAAAACAAAGACAACAACAAGTACAACAGAATCATCATTTCCAGTTCCAAGAACAAGACCATAACAACATTTCATGTACTAGTTACATGTCACATCATCATCCTTCCCCATTCTTTCCCGCTGATCATCAACCTTTTCCAAATCTGCCTTTCTCACCTAAATCATTGCAGAAACAGTTCCCGCAGCAGCAGCATGACAACACTGATTCCATTGGACAATGGTCAGTATGA